The region GTCCGCCCGCAGCCGCAGCATGACCCCCTCCAGCAGCACGGCGGCGGCCGAACTCTCCGGCTCGGCCAGGGCCGCCTGCTGCGCCTCGCGAAGGCGGCGCAGCAGCTCACGGCGCTGCGCCGCCACCAGTTCGACGGGGTCGGCGAGCCGGGCCGCGGACGCCGCGACGAGCTTGAGATGGAACTCCGCCAGGTCCGGCTTCGGCCAGCCCACTTCGGCCAGCCACGCGGCCACCCTCCGCTGCCCGGCCGGCGTCAGCGCGTAGACCTTCCGGTCCGCCCGGTCGGGCAGGCCGTCACTCCGTTCGCAGACCACGAACCCCGCTTTTTCCAGCCGGGCCAGCGTCACGTAGATCTGGCCCTGGTTCATCGACCCGCCCAGCGGGCCGAGGGCCTGCCGCAGCCGGGCGCGCAGGTGATACCCGTACGACGGCTCCTTGGCGAGCATCGCCAGCACCGCGTCCTGCATCCCGCTTCGCACCCCCTCACGGCTAACGGTTAGCTGATAGATAGCGGTTAGCCGTAGGGGGTGTCAAAACGACCGCTCGCCAGACATTGGCTCACTACTCTTTGGTACTGTATAGTGGTACTCAGTGCTACGTAGTACTGGAGTCGAAGAGGACCCACGATGGACGACCTGACGGAGATGCTGAAGGGCACGCTCGAGGGCTGCGTGCTGGAAATCATCGACAGCGAGGAGACCTACGGGTACGCCATCACGCGTCGACTGAACGAACTCGGCTTCGCCGACGTCGTCGAGGGGACGGTGTACACCATCCTGCTGCGGCTGGAGAAGAACGGGCTCGTCCAGGTGACGAAACGACCGTCCGGGCTGGGCCCGCCGCGCAAGTTCTATGCGCTCAACGACGCGGGGCGCAAAGAACTCGCGACGTTCTGGGCGAAATGGGAGTACATCACATCACGGATCGACAAGCTCAAGGAGGGCGGGAGATGAACTTCTGGGAGGCCATCACAGGCAGCGATCTCACCAGGGAATGGAAGGCGTTCGAAGCGCGGGCCGCGGCATTGCCGCCCGATCATCGGGCGGCATGGGAACAGATCAAGGGTCATCTCTGTTCGTACGCGGACTTCTCAGGCCGGAATCTGATGCCGATTCTCGATGGTGCTCTGGGGCTGCTCGAAGTGACAGCGGCCGACGGGCAGAGCATTCACGAGGTGCTGGGTGACGACGTCGCGGGCTTCTGCGCGGCGCTGGCCGGCGGTGAAGGGGCCCGGAGTCATCGCGACCGGTGGCGCGAGCAGATGAACAGGAACGTCGCGAGGAAATTGAGCCGGCTGGGAGGCTGACGTGGGCATCCAGGACATCATCGAGGGCAAGAAGCAGTGGCGGGCGCACACGGCGCGGGTCAAGGCGCTCCCGCCGGACTACCAGATCGTCTACAAGGAGATTCAGAAGTACATCTTCAAGGTTGGACCGATCGACCTGCTTGACGGGTCCCTGCTCTCAGGGATCCTCGACTTCTTCGAGGAGGGCGTCGCGGCCGGCAAGGGAGTCCTGGAACTCATCGGCAACGACGTCGCCGCCTTCGCCGACGGACTGATCAAGGACTCGCGCACCTACGCGGACATCTACCAGGAGTCCATCAAGCGGTCGCGCAGCGAGCAGCCGAACGGGGCGACGGTGACCAGGACATGAGGGACCGGTCGCGCGGGGCCCGGCCGGGGCGAACCGGGAGGCGCGGAGTGGCGCCCGGTCAGACGAGGGCGAGCTGCCGGTCGGGGGAGCGGCGCCGGCGCCAGCGCCGGGCCTGGCCGCCGATCCCGTAGGTCTCGGCCAGCGCCCGCACCTGCTCGGCGATCCGGCGGCGGTAGCCCTCCTCGGCGACCTGGCCCTTGCCGTACAGCGCCTGGTAACGCGGCACCAGGCCGGGGTGCTCGCGCTCCAGCCAGCCCAGGTATCCCTCGCGCACCCCGGACGGCAGGCGCAGCACGACCGGCGTCACGCTGACCGCCCCCGCCTCCGCCGCCCGCCTGACCGTGGCCAGCAGATGATCGCTGGAGTCGGTCACGAGCGGCAGGATCGGAGCCATCAGCACCCCGCAGGGGATGCCGGCGTCGTTCAGCGCGGCGCAGACCTCCAGCCGCCGCTGCGGCGTCGCGGCTCCGGGCTCCACGGCCCGCCGCACCCGGTCGTCGACGAAGCCGACCGACACGATAACGCCGACCTGGGTCACCTTCGCGGCGTCGCGTAACAGGTCCAGGTCGCGCAGGATCAGCGGGCTCTTGGTCAGCACGGTGAACGGGTTGGCCGCGTCGGCCAGGGCCCGCACGACGCCCGGCATGAGGCGGTAGATCTCCTCCGCCGGCTGGTAGCAGTCGCCGGTGAGGCCGAGCGCGACCGGCTCGCCGCCCCAGCGCGCGGAGGCGAGCTCACGGCGCAACCGGCGGGCGAGGTCGGTCTTCACGACGATCCGGGTGGAGAAGTCCCGGCCCGGATCCAGCCCGAGGTAGCGGTGGCCGCGCCGGGCCGCGCAGTAACCGCAGCCCGCCTCGCACCCCCGGTAGGGGCTCGCGCCCCAGGTGAAGGGCAGCTCGGCGGCGTCGGAAACGCGCTCCAGCGCGGCGCGCGCGGGCACCTCGTAGCAGGTGATGCCGTCGAACACACGGGTGACGGCCTGCCGCTCGATGCGTGGGCGGGCGGGGCCCGCGCCGACGATCGACTGCTGCTCGGCCGACTGCTGCTCAACACCGACGCTCGCCTGCCGCTCAGCGGGCCGTGCCGTGCCCTGGTCCCCGGATTGGGAATCGGGGCGGGAAGTGGCGTCGCGACGCATGAGGATCAGTAGAACACGCATTCGACCCTCACGCCAAGTGTCCACGCCCCGCATCGCGGGAGGCCGGGCACCCGTTACTCCACTTTTGTTGCGAACGCATGACGTTCTGTTCAATCACGTCATAAGTGGCTAATCTCGTCGCATTCGCCCCAGGCAGGGGCCGTACCCCATGGAGAACGGACGTGACGATGGCACGGTGGTTGGGCCGGCTGCTTCTGCCGATCGTCGTCGGCGTGCTGGCCCTCGC is a window of Microbispora sp. NBC_01189 DNA encoding:
- a CDS encoding PadR family transcriptional regulator translates to MRSGMQDAVLAMLAKEPSYGYHLRARLRQALGPLGGSMNQGQIYVTLARLEKAGFVVCERSDGLPDRADRKVYALTPAGQRRVAAWLAEVGWPKPDLAEFHLKLVAASAARLADPVELVAAQRRELLRRLREAQQAALAEPESSAAAVLLEGVMLRLRADLRWLAACERAWSTGGVGGDATTGDEDEDENDEVEGG
- a CDS encoding PadR family transcriptional regulator, whose product is MDDLTEMLKGTLEGCVLEIIDSEETYGYAITRRLNELGFADVVEGTVYTILLRLEKNGLVQVTKRPSGLGPPRKFYALNDAGRKELATFWAKWEYITSRIDKLKEGGR
- a CDS encoding DUF1048 domain-containing protein, whose amino-acid sequence is MNFWEAITGSDLTREWKAFEARAAALPPDHRAAWEQIKGHLCSYADFSGRNLMPILDGALGLLEVTAADGQSIHEVLGDDVAGFCAALAGGEGARSHRDRWREQMNRNVARKLSRLGG
- a CDS encoding DUF1048 domain-containing protein, with the protein product MGIQDIIEGKKQWRAHTARVKALPPDYQIVYKEIQKYIFKVGPIDLLDGSLLSGILDFFEEGVAAGKGVLELIGNDVAAFADGLIKDSRTYADIYQESIKRSRSEQPNGATVTRT
- a CDS encoding radical SAM protein — translated: MRVLLILMRRDATSRPDSQSGDQGTARPAERQASVGVEQQSAEQQSIVGAGPARPRIERQAVTRVFDGITCYEVPARAALERVSDAAELPFTWGASPYRGCEAGCGYCAARRGHRYLGLDPGRDFSTRIVVKTDLARRLRRELASARWGGEPVALGLTGDCYQPAEEIYRLMPGVVRALADAANPFTVLTKSPLILRDLDLLRDAAKVTQVGVIVSVGFVDDRVRRAVEPGAATPQRRLEVCAALNDAGIPCGVLMAPILPLVTDSSDHLLATVRRAAEAGAVSVTPVVLRLPSGVREGYLGWLEREHPGLVPRYQALYGKGQVAEEGYRRRIAEQVRALAETYGIGGQARRWRRRRSPDRQLALV